One window of the Klebsiella sp. WP3-W18-ESBL-02 genome contains the following:
- the ybeD gene encoding DUF493 family protein YbeD, whose product MKTKLNELLEFPTPFTYKVMGLAKPELVDLVVEVVQRHAPGDYSPQIKPSSKGNYHSVSITINATHIEQVETLYEELGNIEIVRMVL is encoded by the coding sequence ATGAAAACCAAACTGAACGAACTGCTTGAATTCCCTACTCCGTTTACTTACAAAGTAATGGGTCTGGCGAAACCTGAGCTGGTTGACCTGGTGGTTGAAGTGGTACAGCGCCATGCGCCAGGTGATTACTCTCCGCAGATAAAACCGAGCAGCAAAGGCAACTACCACTCGGTGTCCATTACCATCAATGCAACCCACATTGAGCAGGTCGAGACGCTGTACGAAGAGTTGGGCAATATTGAAATTGTCCGTATGGTGCTGTAA